A single window of Terriglobales bacterium DNA harbors:
- a CDS encoding AAA family ATPase, which translates to MKTLTVGILASDSEQRALLQEQASAAGMFRSVHQGDSYPAASSDSAMRQLALASPDVILMDIPGGDPTPALRAIELLKRELPETAVFAIGRMDKPQVIVTAMRAGAMEYLERPISTAHLLEAYSRLSASRNGRDSGSRGKVVTVVNAKGGSGATTVAVNTALALGSAHGRVALVDLAGMGHASLHLSVKPSFTIVDALKNLHRIDQSLLEGFMTECHSGVRLLAAPSKPYAEPSAEDLARLLDLMVTHYSYTVIDLSSRMDLAMRAVCNFSDHVLMVSQLDMASLWSASQMQGFLSETAGAEKVRLVLNRYHKVPGVTDDDVEAATRCRILWKLQNQYQTVSGSIESGIPVSQQNSSEIAKSFLGLASRLTGYDLSSKAAQKSREPQRRGLLERLMGRPMATATSGNR; encoded by the coding sequence ATGAAGACACTCACGGTTGGCATTCTGGCATCGGACAGCGAGCAACGCGCCCTGTTGCAGGAACAGGCAAGCGCTGCCGGCATGTTCCGGTCGGTGCACCAGGGAGACAGCTACCCGGCTGCCTCCAGCGATTCGGCCATGCGGCAGCTCGCGCTGGCCAGTCCCGATGTGATTTTGATGGATATTCCCGGCGGAGACCCGACGCCGGCGCTGCGCGCCATTGAACTGCTGAAGCGCGAGTTGCCGGAGACGGCGGTGTTCGCCATCGGCCGCATGGACAAACCGCAGGTGATCGTGACGGCGATGCGGGCGGGCGCCATGGAATATCTGGAGCGGCCCATCAGTACCGCGCACCTGCTGGAGGCTTACAGCCGGCTCTCCGCGAGCCGTAACGGGCGCGATTCCGGTTCCCGCGGCAAGGTGGTCACGGTGGTGAACGCCAAGGGCGGATCGGGCGCCACCACGGTGGCGGTGAACACCGCGCTGGCCCTGGGCTCGGCCCACGGCCGCGTTGCGCTGGTGGACCTGGCCGGCATGGGGCATGCGTCCCTGCACCTGAGCGTGAAGCCCAGCTTTACCATCGTCGATGCGCTGAAGAACCTGCATCGCATCGACCAGTCGCTGCTCGAAGGCTTCATGACCGAGTGCCACAGCGGCGTGCGCCTTCTGGCCGCGCCCTCCAAGCCTTATGCCGAACCTTCGGCAGAGGACTTGGCCCGCCTGCTGGACCTGATGGTGACCCACTACAGCTACACGGTGATCGACCTCTCGTCCCGCATGGACCTGGCCATGCGCGCGGTCTGCAACTTCTCCGACCACGTGCTGATGGTCAGCCAACTGGACATGGCCTCGCTGTGGAGCGCCTCGCAGATGCAGGGGTTTCTGAGCGAGACTGCGGGCGCAGAAAAGGTGCGCCTGGTACTCAACCGGTATCACAAGGTTCCCGGCGTTACCGACGACGACGTGGAAGCCGCCACCCGCTGCCGCATCCTCTGGAAGCTGCAGAACCAGTATCAAACGGTGTCGGGCTCCATCGAGAGCGGGATTCCGGTGAGTCAGCAGAACTCTTCCGAGATCGCCAAGTCGTTCCTGGGCCTGGCCTCCCGGTTGACCGGGTACGACCTGAGCTCGAAGGCGGCCCAGAAGTCACGCGAGCCACAGCGCCGCGGTTTGCTGGAGCGGCTGATGGGACGCCCCATGGCCACCGCCACCAGCGGTAACCGCTGA